The genome window TTCCAGGCCGGTTCCCACACGATTTCCACATCCACCGCGTTTACCCCTTCAATATAACTCAGTTTGCTTTCCACCTTTTGAACAAGGGATTCAGCCACAGGACATGTCGGTGATGTGAGTGTCATTTTGATATAAACGTCCTGGTTATTGCTAATGTCAATATCATAAACAAGGCCCAAATCATAGATGTTGACCCAGATTTCAGGATCATAAACGGTTTTCAGCACCTTGATAACTTCCTCACGGATCTCTTTAATACTTCGTTTTTCTGTCATGTTTCCTCCTTTCAGACGAAGAGTTTCACCAGATCACGGAGGCATTCCGCCAGGTAATCGATTTCATCTATCGTATTATAAATCGCCAGGGAGGCCCTGGCGGTTCCAGGGATGCCGTAACGCTGCATCACGGGTTGGGCACAATGGTGTCCGGTCCGGACGGCAATGCCCCGGGCATCCAGGAAACTGCCGACATCCAGGGGATGAATCTCTTTAATAAGAAATGAAAAGATGGCCGTTTTCCGGTCGGCGTCTCCATAAAACGTGAGCCCCGGAATTGCAGAAAGTTGTTTCCGGCCATGCTCAAGCAGTGTTTGTTCATGTTCCTGAATAACATCGTAGCCTGTATCCCGGATAAACCGGAGGGCTTCGGCCAATCCCACCACACCGGACATGTGGGGTGTGCCGGCTTCAAAACGGTAGGGCAGGGCGGCAAAGGTGGGATATTTCCCGAAGGCCACCTCTTCAATCATTTCACCGCCGCCGTGATAGGGCGGCCATGTTTCCAAATGTTTCTTTTTCACATAAATGGCACCAATACCCGTGGGAGCATAGGCCTTGTGTCCTGACAGCGCATACATGTCACAATCCAGATCCTGCACATCCACTTTTTCATGGGCAATGGCCTGAGCGCCGTCCACCAGAACCGGTACACCGTGCTCATGGGCAATCGCTGTTATCTCTTTGACGGGATTTACAGTTCCAAAAACATTGGATACATGCACCACACCCACTAAGCGTGTCCGGGGGCTAAAGGCTTCTTTATATGCCTCCAGGTCCAGCTCGCCACGCCGGCTGAAAGGAATCACCCTGATGGAAAATTTCAGTTCACGAGCCAGCATCTGCCATGGAACGATGTTTGCATGATGTTCCATCCCCGAGAGAATGATTTCATCTCCGGTATTCAGTTGGGAGCGACCGAAAGACGCAGCAATCAGATTAATACCCTCCGTAACTCCCCGGACAAAGACAATCTCCTCTGACGATGTAGCATTAAGGAAAGACCGGACCTCCTCCCGTGATGCTTCAAAAAGGTCTGTGGCTTTCCGGCTCAGGGTATGAACCCCCCGGTGAACATTGGCATTCTGATGAAGGTAATAATTGGAAATGGCTTCAATCACCCGCTGAGGCTTTTGGGTGGTCGCCGCATTATCCATATAGATCAGAGGATGACCGTTAACGGTTTCTTCAAGAATGGGAAAGGATTTTCTGATATCGTTATTCATATTCTCACTCCTTCATTGTATGCAGAGATTCAAAATCCTCTGCGGAGCCCCAGTCCCGCCCAAAACGGTTATAAAGCCGCTTATAGAGGAAAAACCGGACTGATCCCAGAATGATGGAATCCACCACATCATTGGCAAAGGCAAAAGTCAGCATGGAGCGGGCTACCTCTTTGGCAATCCCCCGGCTTTGAAGATAGAACATAGCTGTTTTATCCAGCTGCCCAACCGTGGCCCCATGAGAACACTTGACATCATCGGCAAAAATCTTGAGTTGGGGTTTGGAATCGGCATGAGCTTTGTCTGAAAGAATCAGATTCCTGTTTAACTGATGGGCTTCTGTTTTCTGGGCATCCTGTGCCACCAGAATCTTACCGTTAAATACCCCTCGTGATTCATCGTCCAGAATGCCTTTATACACCTGATTGCTGGTGGCATGGGGGGTGTGGTGTGTTATGACGGTCCTGTTGTCCATCAATTGACCGTCCCTGCCGGCGTAGAGGCCATAGAGCTGGCAATTACTGCCCGGACCTGTTAAATCAGCGTCCACATCCTTCCTGGAAAGGCGGCTTCCTAAAGAAACCCATGTGTTCAGATAACGGCTGTCCCGCAGAAGAGTACTGTTTGTACTTCCGAAAAAAAGACTCTTTTCATTCTGAAGCTGCAGGATGTGATGACGCAAACCGGCATTTTCTCCGACAAACACTTCGGTTACGGCATTGGTCAGGACGGGTTTCCGGTCCAGGCTGTCGTATGTCTCTACTACCGTGGCTGAGCTTCCTGCTCCCATCAGGATGATATTACGGATTGCCGAGTAGCGCAGATTTTCATTACCCACCGTAAGATACAGGAGATGGATCGGTCTTTCACACTGGTAGTTCTCGGGAATACGAATCACGGCACCGTCTGTAAAAAAAGCGCCGTTTAAATAAGAAAAATAATCATTCCCCTTTTTATCGGTCTTCCCCAGGTATGCTTTTATCCCGTCAGGATCTTTTTGGGTTGCTTCTGCAAAACTTTCCACACACATATCGATTGGAAGATCGTGCGTCGTGGAAAAACGGGGAGCGTAATAACCGTTCACAAATACCAGGACATGGCTTTTCATCTGATTGAACGTATAGGGATATACCGCTTCGGGCGTTAGTCCGTCTAAATCTGACAATGTTGATTGTATAGGCGCTTGAGTTGAAAGATCCGTTAAATCCGTATATTTCCACTCTTCATGTTTCAGGGTTGGAAATGGTGTTTTCTCCAGTTTTTTCAGGGATTCTTCCCGGAAATTTTTCAGAAAGGTCATCTGATCACCGGAGGTGGGCATCCAAAGATTTTGATAAAAGTGTTTTGTGTCCGGTGCACGGTGTGTCATTGACTCTCTCCCGATTTGGTTTTTATCCAGTCATATCCCTTCCGTTCAAGGTCAAGAGCCAGGGTTTTGTCCCCTGATTCCACAATGCGGCCGTCATAAAGCACATGCACGTAATCGGGAACAATATAATCCAGAAGGCGCTGATAGTGGGTAATCACAAGGGTGGCATTGTCTTTATTTTTCAGGGAATTCACCCCATTAGCTACAGTTTTAAGGGCATCGATATCCAATCCTGAATCTGTTTCATCCAGGATTGCCAGCCGCGGTTCCAGAACAGCCATTTGAAGAATTTCGTTTCGTTTTTTCTCCCCGCCGGAAAAGCCTTCATTCACCGGGCGGCCCAGGAGCGAGGCATCCATATCCACCAGTTTCATCCGTTTGCGGACCAGCGTAAGAAAATCCATGGCATCCAGTTCGGGCAGTCCCCTGTGCTTGCGGATTTCATTCAATGCTGTTTTCAAAAAGGTCGTATTGGAAACGCCGGGAATTTCAATGGGATACTGGAAGGCCAGGAAGAGTCCTTCCCGCGCACGTTCTTCAGGTGCCAATTCCAAAAGGTTTTTCCCGTCAAAAATCACCTCTCCGTCTTCCACCTCATATCCTTCCCGTCCGGCCAGAATATGAGCCAGTGTGCTTTTTCCTGAACCGTTGGGGCCCATGATGGCGTGAACTTCGCCGGGATGGATTTCAAGGTTGATCCCTTTGAGGATGTGATTCCCTTCGATGGATGCTTTCAGATTCCGAATGCTTAACATACGTATGTCCTTTATTTTCAAATTAACCCACGCTGCCTTCAAGGCTTACGGTGAGGAGTTTCTGGGCTTCTACGGCAAACTCCATGGGCAGACGTTTAAAAACTTCCCTGGCATAACCGTTAATAATCACACCGATGGCTTCTTCCGTGCCGATTCCCCGCTGATTGCAGTAAAAAAGCTGGTCTTCATTGATTTTGGATGTGGTCGCTTCGTGTTCCACATTGGCGGTGGGATTGTCCACCTCCAGATAGGGAAAAGTATGGGCTCCACACCGATCGCCAATCAAAAGGGAATCACATTGGGAGTAATTTTTTGCGTAATCGGCTTTGGGACCGATTTTCACCAGACCCCGATAGGAATTATTGCTGTAACCGGCAGAAATTCCCTTAGAGATAATCGTACTCCGGGTATTTTTTCCCAGGTGGATCATTTTGGTGCCGGTATCGGCCTGTTGCCGGTTGTTGGTGAGGGCCACGGAGTGAAATTCCCCCACGGAATTATCCCCCCGGAGAATGAGACTGGGATATTTCCAGGTAATGGCCGATCCTGTTTCTACCTGAGCCCAGGAGATTTTGGAATTATTACCGCACACACCCCGCTTCGTCACAAAATTATAAATTCCCCCTTTGCCGTCTTTATCCCCGGCATACCAGTTCTGAACAGTGGAATATTTAATCTCCGCCCCATCCAGGGCAATGAGTTCCACAACCGCGGCATGGAGTTGATTTTCATCCCTCACAGGGGCAGTACACCCCTCCAGATAACTCACATAAC of Candidatus Neomarinimicrobiota bacterium contains these proteins:
- a CDS encoding cysteine desulfurase produces the protein MNNDIRKSFPILEETVNGHPLIYMDNAATTQKPQRVIEAISNYYLHQNANVHRGVHTLSRKATDLFEASREEVRSFLNATSSEEIVFVRGVTEGINLIAASFGRSQLNTGDEIILSGMEHHANIVPWQMLARELKFSIRVIPFSRRGELDLEAYKEAFSPRTRLVGVVHVSNVFGTVNPVKEITAIAHEHGVPVLVDGAQAIAHEKVDVQDLDCDMYALSGHKAYAPTGIGAIYVKKKHLETWPPYHGGGEMIEEVAFGKYPTFAALPYRFEAGTPHMSGVVGLAEALRFIRDTGYDVIQEHEQTLLEHGRKQLSAIPGLTFYGDADRKTAIFSFLIKEIHPLDVGSFLDARGIAVRTGHHCAQPVMQRYGIPGTARASLAIYNTIDEIDYLAECLRDLVKLFV
- a CDS encoding DUF59 domain-containing protein, whose amino-acid sequence is MTEKRSIKEIREEVIKVLKTVYDPEIWVNIYDLGLVYDIDISNNQDVYIKMTLTSPTCPVAESLVQKVESKLSYIEGVNAVDVEIVWEPAWNQDMITEDGKLALGIM
- the sufC gene encoding Fe-S cluster assembly ATPase SufC, which translates into the protein MLSIRNLKASIEGNHILKGINLEIHPGEVHAIMGPNGSGKSTLAHILAGREGYEVEDGEVIFDGKNLLELAPEERAREGLFLAFQYPIEIPGVSNTTFLKTALNEIRKHRGLPELDAMDFLTLVRKRMKLVDMDASLLGRPVNEGFSGGEKKRNEILQMAVLEPRLAILDETDSGLDIDALKTVANGVNSLKNKDNATLVITHYQRLLDYIVPDYVHVLYDGRIVESGDKTLALDLERKGYDWIKTKSGESQ
- the sufD gene encoding Fe-S cluster assembly protein SufD; protein product: MTHRAPDTKHFYQNLWMPTSGDQMTFLKNFREESLKKLEKTPFPTLKHEEWKYTDLTDLSTQAPIQSTLSDLDGLTPEAVYPYTFNQMKSHVLVFVNGYYAPRFSTTHDLPIDMCVESFAEATQKDPDGIKAYLGKTDKKGNDYFSYLNGAFFTDGAVIRIPENYQCERPIHLLYLTVGNENLRYSAIRNIILMGAGSSATVVETYDSLDRKPVLTNAVTEVFVGENAGLRHHILQLQNEKSLFFGSTNSTLLRDSRYLNTWVSLGSRLSRKDVDADLTGPGSNCQLYGLYAGRDGQLMDNRTVITHHTPHATSNQVYKGILDDESRGVFNGKILVAQDAQKTEAHQLNRNLILSDKAHADSKPQLKIFADDVKCSHGATVGQLDKTAMFYLQSRGIAKEVARSMLTFAFANDVVDSIILGSVRFFLYKRLYNRFGRDWGSAEDFESLHTMKE
- the sufB gene encoding Fe-S cluster assembly protein SufB; protein product: MSKDREHIDSLTKKEYEFGFVTDIEMEMAPKGLNEDIIRLISAKKGEPESMLRWRLKAYRRWTGMKEPAWAFIKYPPFDYQDIYYYAAPKKKDGPKSLEEVDPAILETFNKLGIPLEERAALAGVAVDAVMDSVSVATTFKNKLKELGIIFLPISEAIREYPDLIKKYLGSVVPPTDNFFAALNSAVFTDGTFVYVPKGVRCPMELSTYFRINAANTGQFERTLIVADEGSYVSYLEGCTAPVRDENQLHAAVVELIALDGAEIKYSTVQNWYAGDKDGKGGIYNFVTKRGVCGNNSKISWAQVETGSAITWKYPSLILRGDNSVGEFHSVALTNNRQQADTGTKMIHLGKNTRSTIISKGISAGYSNNSYRGLVKIGPKADYAKNYSQCDSLLIGDRCGAHTFPYLEVDNPTANVEHEATTSKINEDQLFYCNQRGIGTEEAIGVIINGYAREVFKRLPMEFAVEAQKLLTVSLEGSVG